One segment of Thermococcus sp. DNA contains the following:
- a CDS encoding TrkA C-terminal domain-containing protein: protein MEEWDEVEVPKNVKDIFVEMKNTAELMIDLAYSAVLFREKEMAEEVLELEEYLDILNYNLTVRAVLAARNMKEAEQITSILQMARSIDDISDAAGDLAKMVLEEKLHPLVTEVILESEETIGKIVVSPESILVGKTLEELDLATNTGVRIIAIRRGKRWIFDPDEDTKIFPNDILIGRGTRTALDYLKEIARGNIKVMPNE, encoded by the coding sequence GTGGAAGAATGGGACGAAGTTGAGGTTCCCAAGAACGTTAAAGATATTTTTGTTGAGATGAAAAATACCGCAGAACTTATGATTGATTTGGCCTACTCGGCGGTTCTCTTCAGGGAAAAGGAAATGGCGGAGGAAGTCTTAGAGCTCGAAGAGTACCTAGATATACTCAACTACAACCTCACAGTCAGGGCCGTTCTTGCGGCGAGGAACATGAAGGAGGCGGAGCAGATAACGTCAATACTCCAGATGGCCCGTTCGATAGATGACATCTCCGATGCTGCCGGGGATTTGGCAAAGATGGTTCTTGAGGAAAAGCTTCACCCCCTGGTTACGGAGGTAATCCTTGAGAGCGAGGAAACGATAGGGAAAATCGTCGTCTCCCCGGAGTCAATCCTTGTGGGCAAGACCCTTGAGGAGCTCGACTTGGCAACGAACACCGGAGTCAGAATAATAGCAATAAGACGCGGAAAGCGCTGGATTTTTGACCCGGACGAAGACACGAAGATATTCCCCAATGACATCCTCATCGGCAGGGGGACGAGAACGGCCCTTGATTACCTGAAGGAGATAGCGAGGGGGAACATCAAGGTGATGCCCAATGAATGA
- a CDS encoding TrkA C-terminal domain-containing protein, which produces MNEFDEIRNCLVEMKDLSALMIDLAFSSVMYDSEDIAEEVYLLEEKMDDLTLKVKKLTLRLAKKEEDPESLLSIIDLADINERISDAAYGIADIILRDIEPHPIIRKIMEDTEEELGRVTVRPGSVLIGKTLEQLKLPSKIGTRILAIKRGERYIYNPGRKDTIEEGDVLIAVSSDMDKLRKLAGEEVGEE; this is translated from the coding sequence ATGAATGAGTTCGACGAGATTAGGAACTGCCTCGTTGAGATGAAGGATTTGTCCGCGTTGATGATTGACCTTGCGTTTTCATCGGTTATGTACGATAGCGAGGACATAGCGGAGGAGGTTTATCTACTTGAGGAGAAGATGGACGACCTGACTTTAAAGGTCAAGAAGCTCACCCTCCGCCTCGCAAAGAAGGAGGAAGACCCTGAAAGCCTGCTGAGTATCATAGATTTGGCGGACATAAACGAGCGCATAAGTGACGCCGCTTACGGCATAGCGGACATAATACTCCGCGACATCGAGCCCCACCCGATAATCAGGAAGATAATGGAGGACACTGAGGAGGAGCTTGGGAGAGTTACCGTTAGGCCCGGTTCGGTTCTCATCGGGAAGACCCTGGAACAGCTTAAACTACCAAGCAAGATTGGAACGAGGATTCTGGCCATAAAGCGTGGTGAAAGGTACATATACAACCCGGGAAGAAAAGACACCATCGAAGAAGGGGACGTTTTAATAGCGGTGAGCTCCGACATGGATAAGCTCAGGAAGCTGGCAGGGGAAGAGGTTGGCGAGGAATGA